One Thioalkalivibrio sp. ALJ12 genomic window carries:
- a CDS encoding OmpA family protein produces the protein MILRWLLRRRARTGGAAHEADQGSHWLAVADLMAALMMIFLFLALLHMVQVERSSAAHVEVRNEAAALRAAIYSVLEEEFREDLPRWNAELDRDTLTLRFREPEVLFERSSASIRPRFEAILDDFMPRYAEQLRPFADVIREVRIEGHTSSEWAGSDDAIDAYFGNMDLSQRRTRAVLEHAYRLEPLQEDDWFRSRVAAVGLSSSRRVLDADGQEDREASRRVEFSVLTDFEARLLGNAEARPSPEPLEARSP, from the coding sequence GTGATCCTGCGCTGGTTGCTGCGACGCCGTGCACGCACCGGCGGCGCAGCGCACGAGGCGGATCAGGGGTCGCACTGGCTGGCAGTGGCGGACCTCATGGCCGCGTTGATGATGATCTTCCTGTTCCTGGCGCTCTTGCATATGGTCCAGGTCGAACGCTCGAGCGCGGCGCATGTCGAGGTGCGTAACGAGGCCGCCGCGTTGCGGGCGGCAATCTACTCGGTGCTGGAGGAGGAGTTTCGCGAGGATCTGCCCCGCTGGAATGCGGAACTCGACCGCGACACCCTGACGCTGCGCTTTCGCGAGCCGGAGGTCCTGTTCGAGCGGAGTTCCGCGAGCATCCGCCCGCGCTTCGAGGCGATCCTGGACGATTTCATGCCGCGTTACGCCGAGCAGCTGCGCCCATTTGCGGACGTGATACGCGAGGTGCGTATCGAGGGGCATACCTCCAGCGAGTGGGCCGGAAGCGACGATGCGATCGATGCCTATTTTGGCAACATGGACCTGAGCCAGCGCCGCACCCGAGCAGTGCTGGAGCATGCCTACCGGCTTGAGCCCCTGCAGGAGGACGACTGGTTCCGCTCGCGCGTGGCTGCGGTCGGCTTGTCCTCGTCGCGGCGGGTGCTGGATGCCGATGGGCAAGAGGACCGCGAGGCCTCGCGGCGAGTGGAGTTCAGCGTACTGACGGACTTCGAGGCGCGGCTGCTGGGCAACGCCGAGGCCCGCCCGTCACCGGAACCGTTGGAGGCGCGTTCACCCTGA
- the rmuC gene encoding DNA recombination protein RmuC: protein MAGELTALPLTAWTALGATLLVGLVLGYALAGLRLNRRVGDLQTRNARLEAELEAAEQRREDLRQSFETARQELDRSFSALASEALEANSNQFLRLAQSILSQKLNEGQNEIERSENKVEAMLKPIRETLGKTEAEINAMERSRAQAFAALNEQIQRLSSDNATLQREAHNLVQALSRPGVRGRWGELTLKRAVELAGLSAHCDFTEQPALDGDGGRQRPDLLVHMPGNRALVVDAKTPLDAYLDAVAAADPEPRAAAFKRHAQHLRSRVTELSSKQYWASVEQSPEFAVLFLPGDPFLAAALEHEPGLLEYALERQVLLATPSTLIALLRTVEYGWQQAQLTEHALEIRDLGAELSHRLGTMTEHLARLGKALDQSTDAFNKTVGSLERQVMPSARRFQELGIRARKNPEAPDTLNNRARQPVDANLPDDNPDGDTAPDTGSRD from the coding sequence ATGGCTGGCGAGCTGACCGCACTCCCCCTCACCGCCTGGACCGCGCTCGGGGCGACCCTCCTGGTCGGCCTCGTGCTCGGCTATGCCCTGGCCGGACTGCGCCTGAATCGCCGCGTAGGCGATCTGCAGACGCGCAATGCCCGCCTGGAGGCCGAGCTCGAAGCCGCGGAACAGCGCCGCGAGGACCTGCGCCAGAGCTTCGAGACCGCGCGCCAGGAACTCGACCGCTCCTTCTCGGCACTCGCCAGCGAGGCGCTGGAGGCCAACTCCAACCAGTTCCTGCGCCTGGCCCAGTCAATCCTGTCGCAGAAGCTCAACGAGGGGCAGAACGAGATCGAGCGTTCGGAGAACAAGGTCGAGGCGATGCTCAAGCCCATCCGCGAGACGCTGGGCAAGACCGAGGCCGAGATCAACGCGATGGAACGCTCACGGGCTCAGGCCTTCGCCGCACTGAACGAACAGATCCAGCGCCTGAGCTCGGACAACGCCACGCTCCAGCGCGAGGCACACAACCTCGTGCAGGCCCTGTCCCGCCCCGGCGTGCGCGGGCGCTGGGGCGAGCTGACCCTCAAGCGGGCAGTGGAACTCGCCGGCCTCTCGGCGCACTGTGACTTCACCGAACAGCCAGCGCTGGACGGCGACGGCGGCCGCCAGCGCCCGGACCTGCTGGTGCACATGCCCGGCAACCGCGCCCTGGTCGTGGACGCCAAGACCCCCCTGGATGCCTATCTCGACGCCGTCGCCGCGGCTGACCCGGAACCGCGCGCAGCGGCCTTCAAGCGTCACGCCCAGCACCTGCGCTCGCGTGTTACCGAGCTCTCCAGCAAGCAATACTGGGCCAGCGTCGAGCAATCCCCGGAATTCGCCGTCCTGTTCCTGCCCGGCGACCCGTTCCTCGCCGCCGCGCTGGAGCACGAACCCGGTCTGCTGGAGTACGCGCTGGAGCGCCAGGTGCTGCTGGCCACCCCGAGCACGCTGATCGCCTTGCTGCGCACGGTCGAGTACGGCTGGCAACAGGCGCAGCTCACCGAACATGCGCTGGAGATTCGCGACCTCGGCGCGGAACTCTCCCACCGTCTGGGCACCATGACCGAGCACCTGGCGCGCCTCGGCAAGGCGCTGGACCAGAGCACCGACGCCTTCAACAAGACCGTGGGCAGCCTGGAGCGCCAGGTCATGCCGAGCGCCCGACGGTTCCAGGAGCTGGGTATCCGCGCGCGCAAGAACCCGGAGGCGCCGGATACCCTGAACAATCGCGCCCGCCAGCCCGTCGACGCGAACCTCCCGGACGACAACCCGGACGGCGACACCGCTCCGGACACGGGCTCGCGGGACTGA
- a CDS encoding TRZ/ATZ family hydrolase, which yields MSTTRTLVLSASQILPVIPRDTVLVDHALVIRDGIIETLLPREEALAQYPDAEHLHREGHALTPGLVNVHTHSGMSLLRGVGSDRPLMDWLKRYIWPAEGRLLSPEFVRAGTRLSVAEMLRGGTTCFSDMYLFVDNAARVVDESGIRAALGLTVFDFPTPWAQTTDEYFQRGAEVVENWQHHDRIHYTVAPHAPYTVGDESLQRVAERARELAVPIHMHVHETAGEIADAERDHGERPLARLARLGLLDQPFIAVHMTQVSAQDRELLQGRPVSVAHCPESNLKLASGFCPVAELLGAGVTVGLGTDGTASNNDLDMIGEMRTAALLAKGVSGDASALPATAALEMATLGSARALGLADRIGSLEPGKQADVVSIDLSAIELQPMHEPAAQIVYAATREAVTDVHVAGRPLLRDRELLTLDLDELQAEAREWGARVLEIQRELAA from the coding sequence ATGTCGACAACCCGAACTCTGGTTCTCAGTGCCTCGCAGATTCTGCCGGTGATCCCGCGCGACACGGTGCTCGTCGATCACGCACTGGTGATTCGCGACGGCATCATCGAGACCCTGCTGCCGCGCGAAGAAGCCCTCGCGCAGTACCCCGATGCCGAACATCTGCACCGCGAGGGCCATGCCCTGACCCCCGGCCTGGTCAACGTACATACCCACTCCGGCATGAGTCTGCTGCGCGGTGTAGGCAGCGACCGCCCGCTGATGGACTGGCTCAAGCGCTACATCTGGCCGGCCGAAGGGCGCCTGTTGTCACCCGAGTTCGTACGCGCGGGCACGCGCCTCTCGGTCGCCGAGATGCTGCGCGGCGGCACTACCTGCTTCAGTGACATGTACCTGTTCGTCGACAATGCCGCGCGCGTGGTCGACGAATCCGGCATCCGTGCCGCACTGGGGCTGACCGTGTTCGACTTCCCCACGCCCTGGGCCCAGACCACGGACGAGTACTTCCAGCGGGGCGCCGAGGTCGTGGAGAACTGGCAGCACCACGACCGCATCCACTACACCGTGGCACCTCATGCGCCCTACACCGTCGGGGACGAGAGCCTGCAGCGCGTGGCGGAGCGTGCCCGCGAGCTGGCCGTCCCCATCCACATGCATGTGCACGAGACCGCCGGCGAGATCGCCGATGCCGAACGTGACCACGGGGAGCGGCCGCTGGCCCGGCTGGCACGCCTGGGACTCCTGGACCAGCCGTTCATCGCCGTGCATATGACCCAGGTCAGCGCACAGGACCGCGAGTTGTTGCAAGGGCGTCCGGTGTCGGTCGCACACTGCCCGGAATCCAATCTCAAGCTCGCCTCGGGCTTCTGTCCGGTCGCGGAACTGCTGGGCGCCGGCGTGACCGTGGGGCTGGGCACCGATGGTACCGCCTCCAACAACGATCTCGACATGATCGGGGAGATGCGCACGGCCGCGCTGCTGGCCAAGGGCGTCAGTGGCGACGCCTCGGCCCTGCCCGCCACCGCCGCGCTGGAGATGGCCACGCTGGGCAGCGCCCGTGCGCTGGGCCTGGCTGACCGCATCGGCAGCCTGGAACCGGGCAAGCAGGCCGACGTGGTCAGCATCGATCTTAGCGCCATCGAGCTGCAACCCATGCACGAGCCCGCCGCCCAGATCGTCTACGCCGCCACCCGCGAGGCGGTAACCGACGTCCATGTCGCAGGACGGCCATTGCTCAGGGACCGGGAACTGCTTACGCTGGACCTGGACGAGCTCCAGGCCGAGGCCCGCGAATGGGGCGCGCGCGTGCTGGAAATCCAGCGCGAACTGGCCGCGTAA
- the wrbA gene encoding NAD(P)H:quinone oxidoreductase yields MSTKVLILYYSTWGHIEQMAEAVARGAREIPGTEVTIKRVPELMPEDVAKQAGAKLDQAAPIARPEELADYDAVIIGTPTRFGRMSAQMANFLDQTGALWFGDKLVGKIGSVFGSTASQHGGQETTLVSTIVNLMHYGMTIVGLPYTEKRLLDMSEISGGTPYGATTLADGDGSRQPSENELAMAASQGRHVAEVTRAQVLGRQAS; encoded by the coding sequence ATGAGCACCAAAGTCCTGATCCTGTACTACTCCACCTGGGGCCATATCGAGCAGATGGCCGAGGCGGTCGCCCGTGGCGCCCGCGAGATCCCTGGCACCGAGGTCACGATCAAGCGCGTCCCGGAACTAATGCCCGAGGATGTCGCAAAGCAGGCCGGGGCCAAGCTGGACCAGGCCGCCCCCATCGCCAGACCGGAAGAACTGGCGGACTATGACGCGGTCATCATCGGCACCCCGACCCGCTTTGGCCGCATGTCCGCGCAAATGGCCAATTTCCTCGATCAGACCGGTGCGCTGTGGTTTGGCGACAAACTGGTCGGCAAGATTGGCTCTGTATTCGGTTCCACCGCCTCGCAGCACGGGGGCCAGGAGACCACGCTGGTCTCGACCATCGTCAACCTGATGCACTACGGCATGACCATTGTCGGGCTGCCCTACACCGAGAAGCGGCTGCTGGATATGAGCGAAATCAGCGGCGGCACACCCTACGGTGCCACTACCCTGGCCGATGGCGACGGCTCGCGTCAGCCGAGCGAGAACGAACTTGCGATGGCCGCCTCCCAGGGCCGACATGTCGCCGAGGTCACACGCGCCCAGGTCCTGGGACGCCAGGCCAGCTAA
- a CDS encoding DoxX family protein, protein MDNMLDDTGKLILRLALGVMILLHGIDKISGGVGHIEGMLAGAGLPGALAYGAYIGEVLAPVLLIIGLYARIGAVLIAVNMLFAIGLAHADEVVQLTQHGGWAIELQAMFLFSAIALALTGPGRLAINRY, encoded by the coding sequence ATGGATAACATGCTGGACGACACCGGGAAGCTGATCCTGCGACTGGCGCTGGGCGTCATGATCCTGCTGCACGGGATCGACAAGATCTCCGGAGGCGTGGGACATATCGAGGGGATGCTGGCCGGGGCCGGGCTACCCGGCGCGCTGGCCTATGGCGCGTATATCGGGGAGGTCCTGGCACCCGTCCTGTTGATCATTGGCCTGTATGCAAGGATTGGCGCCGTACTCATCGCGGTCAACATGCTGTTCGCCATTGGCCTGGCGCATGCCGACGAGGTCGTCCAGCTGACCCAGCACGGCGGCTGGGCCATCGAACTGCAGGCCATGTTCCTGTTCTCGGCGATCGCTCTCGCCCTTACCGGCCCGGGTCGCCTCGCGATCAACCGCTATTAG
- the ubiG gene encoding bifunctional 2-polyprenyl-6-hydroxyphenol methylase/3-demethylubiquinol 3-O-methyltransferase UbiG, producing MTRESQSSTGDNVDHAELHKFTHRAHEWWDPNGAFATLHAINPLRLEWIDQHADLAGKKVLDVGCGAGILSEAMAVRGAQVTALDAGAEHLEVAREHAHDSGLEIHYLHTTAEAHAEHHAGDYDVVTCLEMLEHVPDPEAVIDALVQLVRPGGWLFLSTINRTPRAFAEAIVGAEYVLRLLPTGTHEFSRFIRPSELGAVLRKHRFEVVDMTGLTYSPLSGRYRLAPRTDVNYLMAARRPDSDSETP from the coding sequence ATGACCCGCGAATCCCAAAGCAGCACTGGCGACAACGTCGATCACGCCGAACTGCACAAGTTCACGCATCGGGCACACGAGTGGTGGGACCCGAACGGTGCCTTTGCCACCCTCCACGCGATCAACCCCCTGCGTCTGGAATGGATCGACCAGCACGCCGATCTGGCCGGCAAGAAGGTGCTGGATGTCGGCTGTGGCGCGGGCATCCTGTCCGAGGCGATGGCGGTGCGCGGTGCACAGGTGACCGCACTGGATGCCGGGGCCGAACACCTGGAGGTCGCGCGCGAGCACGCACACGACTCCGGGCTGGAGATCCACTACCTGCACACCACCGCCGAGGCCCATGCCGAGCATCATGCGGGCGACTACGACGTGGTCACCTGCCTGGAGATGCTGGAACACGTGCCCGATCCCGAGGCGGTCATCGACGCCCTGGTCCAGCTGGTACGCCCGGGTGGCTGGCTGTTCCTCTCGACCATCAACCGCACCCCCCGCGCGTTCGCCGAGGCGATCGTCGGTGCCGAATACGTGCTGCGACTGCTGCCCACCGGCACGCACGAGTTCAGCCGCTTTATCCGCCCCTCGGAGCTGGGCGCGGTCCTGCGCAAGCACCGTTTCGAGGTCGTCGACATGACGGGGCTTACCTACTCGCCACTGTCCGGCCGCTATCGGCTGGCCCCGCGCACGGACGTCAACTACCTGATGGCCGCGCGCCGCCCGGACAGCGACAGCGAGACCCCATGA
- a CDS encoding EAL domain-containing protein — MRLNVAWQIIIGTVAIQVVMVAALLFSGITQVQQNQQEVLERTAEQQSRLLGSALTPGLAYADPAMLQDLLDLLGDDSNVLYAVVLDASERPMASVGVAPDTLPAAEAGVRSESGQVEIARQIELSGQSLGTVAVGYSTDAIDQLSTNLLERNVLLALGVLGLSILAAILFALMTTRRLRLLLQGGRALEAGQLDHRVRIDSRDEFGDLARTFNDMAAHLGTTQSTLLQQNLQLNRSVARLESMLGGANAILWEANPENHEWEFVAGDTRKLLGFPSRNLGRGELRARHIHPDDLPRVRDAAREPGNEPKVVDYRFAHRNGQWIWLRDILSWAEGTGSPRSLRGLTLDVTAHRRATAALKESENRYQDVVNHISEVIFRTDAEGRWTLLNPAWESLTGFPVEETLGKPMCAFVDPEDQDDAQNFCDTLLEGGTHAQSEEIRLRTHDGSHRWVSIYASARFDEDGQIMATFGTMMDISDRKEAEEEIRRLAFFDGLTGLPNRTLLHDRLGQALANTARSRHHGAVLFIDLDNFKDINDTLGHAVGDDLLRQVARRMEDSVREADTLARLGGDEFVVILNDLHPDPARAATEAEAVGRKLINLLREPFELAGQNRHVTPSIGATLFSGHSLGVEEVLKQADLAMYRAKNAGRNTVRFYDPGLHRAVEARFELENELRHALDEDRFTIVYQPQVEADGRVIGAELLLRWPHPQRGAISPGEFIPIAEQTGLIVPIGRKVLRTACAQLGAWQHIAAFRELTLSVNISARQFRNKHFVQQLREILQETGAPGDRLKLELTESMLLEEIDTVVAHIDELRTLGVEFALDDFGTGYSSLAYLKQLPLAQLKIDQSFVRDVLDDPNDAAIAQMVVNLAHTLDLDVIAEGVETAEQRAFLFGLGCRHFQGFLYGYPGDLSDLERAVLGTSPAQQSAAQSPR, encoded by the coding sequence ATGCGCCTGAACGTCGCCTGGCAGATCATCATCGGCACCGTCGCGATTCAGGTCGTGATGGTCGCGGCGCTGCTCTTTAGCGGGATCACCCAGGTCCAGCAGAACCAACAGGAGGTTCTGGAGCGCACAGCCGAACAACAAAGCCGGCTGCTGGGCTCCGCCCTGACGCCCGGCCTGGCCTACGCCGACCCCGCGATGCTCCAGGATCTCCTCGACCTGCTGGGGGACGACTCCAACGTCCTGTACGCGGTCGTACTCGACGCTAGCGAGCGCCCCATGGCCTCGGTCGGTGTCGCCCCGGACACCCTCCCGGCCGCCGAAGCGGGCGTGCGCAGTGAATCCGGCCAGGTCGAGATTGCCCGGCAGATCGAGCTTTCCGGTCAGTCCCTGGGGACCGTCGCCGTTGGCTACTCGACCGATGCCATCGACCAGCTCTCGACCAACCTGCTGGAACGCAATGTCTTGCTGGCCCTGGGCGTGCTGGGGCTCTCGATCCTCGCGGCCATTTTGTTCGCCCTGATGACGACCCGCCGCCTGCGTCTGCTCCTGCAAGGGGGCAGGGCCCTGGAGGCCGGGCAGCTTGACCATCGGGTACGCATCGATTCCCGCGACGAGTTCGGCGACCTGGCGCGGACCTTCAACGACATGGCGGCCCACCTGGGCACCACACAGTCCACACTGCTCCAGCAAAACCTGCAGTTGAATCGCTCCGTCGCCCGCCTGGAGTCCATGTTGGGCGGGGCCAATGCCATCCTTTGGGAGGCGAACCCCGAAAACCACGAATGGGAGTTCGTCGCCGGAGACACCCGCAAGCTACTGGGCTTCCCCTCGCGCAACCTGGGGCGGGGGGAACTGCGTGCCCGGCATATTCACCCGGACGATCTGCCCCGTGTACGCGATGCTGCGCGCGAGCCCGGCAACGAACCCAAGGTCGTCGACTACCGCTTCGCGCACCGCAACGGGCAGTGGATCTGGCTACGCGACATCCTTTCCTGGGCCGAGGGCACGGGCAGCCCTCGCAGCCTGCGCGGCCTGACCCTCGACGTCACCGCCCACCGACGGGCCACCGCGGCCCTGAAGGAGAGCGAGAACCGCTACCAGGATGTCGTCAACCACATTTCCGAGGTGATCTTCCGCACCGATGCCGAGGGCCGCTGGACGCTGCTCAATCCAGCCTGGGAGAGCCTGACAGGATTCCCGGTCGAAGAGACCCTCGGCAAACCGATGTGTGCCTTCGTGGATCCCGAGGACCAAGACGACGCACAGAACTTCTGTGACACCCTGCTAGAAGGGGGCACCCACGCGCAGTCCGAGGAAATCCGCCTGCGCACGCACGACGGCAGTCATCGCTGGGTCAGCATCTACGCCAGTGCGCGCTTTGATGAAGACGGCCAGATCATGGCGACCTTCGGCACCATGATGGACATCTCCGACCGCAAGGAAGCCGAAGAGGAAATCCGTCGCCTGGCCTTCTTCGATGGCCTGACCGGGCTGCCCAATCGCACGCTCCTGCACGACCGTCTGGGTCAGGCCCTCGCCAACACGGCGCGCTCGCGCCACCACGGCGCGGTCCTGTTCATCGATCTGGACAACTTCAAGGACATCAACGACACCCTGGGACACGCGGTTGGAGATGATCTGCTGCGCCAGGTCGCCCGCCGCATGGAGGACTCCGTGCGCGAGGCCGATACGCTCGCCCGCCTGGGCGGCGATGAGTTCGTGGTCATCCTCAACGACCTCCACCCGGATCCGGCCCGCGCTGCCACCGAGGCCGAGGCGGTAGGACGCAAGCTGATCAATCTATTGCGCGAGCCCTTCGAGCTGGCCGGCCAGAACCGCCACGTCACCCCCAGTATTGGTGCAACCCTGTTCAGCGGCCACAGCCTCGGCGTGGAAGAGGTGCTGAAGCAGGCTGACCTCGCCATGTATCGGGCCAAGAACGCCGGGCGCAATACCGTGCGTTTCTACGACCCCGGGCTGCATCGCGCGGTGGAGGCCCGCTTCGAACTCGAAAACGAGCTGCGCCACGCCCTGGACGAGGATCGATTTACCATCGTCTATCAACCCCAGGTCGAAGCCGACGGCCGAGTCATCGGCGCCGAGCTGCTGTTGCGCTGGCCGCATCCGCAGCGCGGCGCGATCTCCCCCGGCGAGTTCATCCCCATCGCCGAGCAGACCGGCCTGATCGTTCCCATCGGGCGGAAGGTGCTGCGCACCGCCTGCGCCCAGCTCGGTGCCTGGCAGCACATCGCCGCCTTCCGGGAACTGACCCTCTCGGTCAATATCAGCGCCCGGCAGTTCCGCAACAAGCACTTCGTCCAGCAGCTGCGCGAGATCCTCCAGGAGACCGGCGCCCCGGGCGACCGGCTGAAACTCGAGCTGACCGAGAGCATGCTGCTCGAGGAGATCGACACCGTCGTCGCCCACATCGACGAACTGCGCACACTGGGCGTGGAATTCGCCCTGGATGACTTCGGCACCGGCTACTCGTCCCTCGCCTACCTGAAACAGCTCCCACTGGCACAGCTGAAGATCGACCAGTCCTTCGTGCGCGATGTGCTGGACGACCCCAACGACGCCGCGATTGCGCAGATGGTCGTCAATCTGGCCCACACGCTGGACCTGGACGTGATTGCCGAAGGGGTCGAAACGGCCGAGCAGCGGGCCTTCCTGTTCGGACTGGGCTGCCGCCACTTCCAGGGCTTCCTGTACGGCTACCCGGGTGACTTGTCGGACCTGGAAAGGGCAGTACTCGGGACATCACCCGCGCAACAAAGCGCCGCGCAGTCACCCCGTTAA
- a CDS encoding phosphate/phosphite/phosphonate ABC transporter substrate-binding protein, which translates to MSRRPRRWGPGLILALALLTGHALADDTWELGLQPFASPHDLFQRYAPLRDWFAEVRQAPVRLEASRDFLHFLERLQTERYDVAIVAPHVVPALGESSPYRPLVRSRDELAMIIVVPMDTSPRQLADLEDTTLATPARHSLGTRLARERVGAVFDSEDPPVRFLEFPHHNAAVSAMQRGLAEAAVLVIDARALDPPRPLRDEPRTIALADGSLARILAQSDPFPGMTIVLHERAQRDVLELETLFLQLSDTTQGQQQLRTFGHPRGFEPASPEDYQAFKSLMDDL; encoded by the coding sequence ATGAGTCGCCGGCCCCGCCGATGGGGGCCGGGACTGATACTGGCTCTCGCCCTACTCACCGGGCATGCGCTCGCGGACGACACCTGGGAGCTTGGGCTGCAGCCATTCGCGAGCCCTCACGACCTCTTTCAGCGATACGCACCACTACGCGACTGGTTCGCGGAGGTACGGCAAGCGCCCGTTCGTCTGGAGGCCTCACGGGACTTCCTGCATTTTCTCGAACGCCTGCAGACTGAGCGCTACGACGTGGCGATTGTCGCCCCGCATGTCGTGCCCGCGCTTGGAGAGAGCAGCCCGTACCGACCGCTCGTACGCTCACGCGACGAACTGGCCATGATCATCGTAGTACCCATGGACACCTCCCCCCGGCAACTGGCGGACCTGGAGGACACGACGCTGGCAACCCCCGCCCGTCACAGTCTGGGCACTCGGCTGGCTCGAGAGCGAGTCGGCGCGGTGTTCGACAGTGAAGATCCACCCGTCCGATTCCTCGAGTTCCCGCACCACAATGCCGCCGTGTCGGCCATGCAGCGGGGGCTTGCCGAAGCCGCCGTGCTCGTGATCGATGCCCGCGCCCTCGACCCTCCTCGCCCGCTCCGGGACGAACCCCGCACCATCGCCCTTGCCGATGGCAGCCTGGCCCGCATCCTGGCCCAGTCGGACCCCTTCCCCGGCATGACCATCGTGTTGCACGAACGCGCGCAGAGGGATGTTCTAGAATTGGAGACGCTGTTCCTGCAGCTCTCCGACACCACTCAGGGGCAACAACAGCTCAGAACCTTTGGCCACCCCCGTGGCTTTGAACCGGCGAGCCCCGAGGACTATCAGGCCTTCAAGAGTCTCATGGACGACCTATGA
- the hpnC gene encoding squalene synthase HpnC gives MAGRPDIRAAYRHCQRRAAEHYENFPVASWLLPARLRGPVAAIYCFARDADDLADEDQRTVDERRADLIAMQERVQILEDPAAESEPEWIALADARQRFSLPAAPFVDLVDAFIQDLEQTRYTTFGEVMEYCRRSANPVGRLMLYLDGNPTEEMIGYSDAVCSALQLINFYQDLHQDITENNRIYLPQNEMAQYGVSEEMITGGQTTFQLRNLMQFQYARADRLLRAGAPLGGMLRGRMGLEIRAIINGGARVLWRLRQQDDVFARPRLRARDAWIILAHSLRPRRRRRNTS, from the coding sequence ATGGCGGGCCGCCCCGACATCCGCGCCGCGTACCGCCACTGCCAGCGCCGTGCGGCGGAGCACTACGAGAACTTTCCGGTCGCCTCCTGGCTGTTGCCCGCGCGCCTGCGCGGGCCGGTCGCCGCGATCTACTGCTTCGCTCGCGATGCCGACGACCTCGCCGATGAGGATCAGCGCACCGTCGACGAGCGGCGGGCCGACCTGATCGCAATGCAGGAACGCGTGCAGATCCTCGAAGACCCGGCCGCGGAATCCGAACCGGAATGGATCGCGCTGGCCGATGCACGGCAGCGCTTCAGCCTGCCCGCCGCCCCGTTCGTCGATCTGGTCGACGCCTTCATCCAGGATCTGGAACAGACGCGCTATACCACCTTTGGCGAGGTCATGGAGTACTGCCGGCGCTCCGCCAACCCGGTCGGGCGGCTGATGCTGTACCTCGACGGCAACCCGACCGAGGAGATGATCGGCTACTCCGACGCGGTCTGCTCGGCCCTGCAGCTGATCAACTTCTATCAGGACCTGCACCAGGACATCACCGAGAACAACCGGATCTACCTGCCGCAGAACGAGATGGCACAGTACGGCGTCAGCGAGGAGATGATCACGGGCGGCCAGACGACCTTTCAGTTACGCAACCTGATGCAGTTCCAGTACGCACGCGCCGATCGCCTGCTGCGCGCCGGGGCACCGCTCGGCGGCATGCTGCGCGGACGCATGGGCCTGGAGATCCGCGCCATCATCAACGGCGGCGCCCGCGTACTCTGGCGCCTGCGCCAGCAGGACGACGTCTTCGCCCGCCCGCGCCTGCGCGCCCGCGACGCCTGGATCATCCTCGCCCACAGCCTGCGCCCCCGCCGCCGCAGGCGTAACACTAGCTAG
- the gph gene encoding phosphoglycolate phosphatase (PGP is an essential enzyme in the glycolate salvage pathway in higher organisms (photorespiration in plants). Phosphoglycolate results from the oxidase activity of RubisCO in the Calvin cycle when concentrations of carbon dioxide are low relative to oxygen. This enzyme is a member of the Haloacid Dehalogenase (HAD) superfamily of aspartate-nucleophile hydrolase enzymes (PF00702).) — translation MSREIRGVLFDLDGTLLDTAPDMHAALTVLLAENDRPPLPFNAVRNHVSHGSQALVQLGFPDVEGARREALKQRYLEIYARDLCIDTSLFPGLDQVLDACEQRGWPLGVVTNKPAWLTEPLLEALGLTPRLAAIVSGDTLPQRKPAPEPMWLAARQTGLPPEQHCYWGDAERDIAAGRAAGMATLIARWGYIDATQDPDRWGADGALDQPGDFWDWHQAKAGPQWLAS, via the coding sequence ATGAGCCGCGAAATCCGCGGGGTCCTGTTCGACCTGGACGGGACCCTGCTCGACACGGCCCCGGACATGCACGCCGCGCTCACCGTGCTGCTGGCCGAGAACGATCGCCCGCCGCTGCCCTTCAACGCCGTGCGCAATCACGTCTCGCACGGGTCCCAGGCCCTTGTGCAGCTGGGCTTTCCGGATGTCGAGGGTGCGCGCCGCGAGGCCCTCAAGCAGCGCTACCTCGAGATCTACGCCCGCGACCTGTGCATCGACACCAGCCTCTTCCCCGGGCTGGACCAGGTGCTGGACGCCTGCGAGCAGCGCGGCTGGCCGCTTGGTGTGGTGACCAACAAGCCCGCCTGGCTAACCGAACCGCTCCTGGAGGCCCTGGGCCTGACGCCCCGGCTGGCCGCGATCGTCAGCGGCGACACCCTCCCGCAACGCAAACCGGCCCCCGAGCCCATGTGGCTGGCCGCACGCCAGACGGGGCTCCCGCCCGAACAACATTGCTACTGGGGTGACGCCGAACGCGATATCGCGGCCGGTCGCGCCGCCGGCATGGCCACGCTGATCGCGCGCTGGGGCTACATCGACGCCACCCAGGACCCGGACCGCTGGGGCGCCGATGGCGCCCTCGATCAACCGGGCGACTTCTGGGACTGGCACCAGGCCAAGGCAGGCCCGCAATGGCTGGCGAGCTGA